The Megalopta genalis isolate 19385.01 chromosome 8, iyMegGena1_principal, whole genome shotgun sequence sequence ACTGCAATCGACACTAAGCAGTCAATTTCCTCTTTACAGAATATTTGATATCATTTCTGCACGACACATTTAATACACTTCATACGTATTTTCAAGTAGGGTGTGAAAATGTTCAATTTTGTACGATATTTATCAGACATAGTACACCAGATATTCCCAGGATACAAATACTTTCAGATATAtatatttctgtttcttacacgAATTTGACATAGACACACTATTATATCATTAGTTAAGTTTAAATTGTTACTTGTAGCATGTGTACTGTAAACTGTTTAAATACTTGACTTGCTAGGGAGAAGATGCTGAAGCTGCAAAAATTAGAGAAGAGAGATTGGCTGCATATACTGCAAAGAAATCCAAAAGTATGTGATATTCATATTACATTCTcaacttaaatattttatttcatatctACTTAGTAATAATTTTACAGAACCTGTTCTGATTGCAAAGTCAAACATCATATTAGATGTTAAACCATGGGGTAGTGAAGTTGATATGAAAGAAATGGAAACTGAAGTAAGGAAGATTGAGACTGACGGTCTTTTATGGGGAGCTGGTAGGTTACTAATTtcaaataagtaaataagtaattGAAAATCAGGAttcaagaaattatttttttttatagcaAAACTTGTTCCCTTGGCCTATGGTATTCATAAACTTCAGATCTCTTGCGTCGTAGAAGATGAAAAAGTTTCAGTGGATTGGCTTACAGAAGAGATCCAACAAATTGAAGAACATGTTCAAAGCGTAGATATTGCAGCTTTCAACAAAGTATAAAGAAATTAATGAAACTTTGAAGGTAGAAGATATCTGACGATTCTAATTGCAATCAGGCATTGGTCTGTTGTGCCATCTCTTCATTCCACTAGCAATATCTGTCTCGATGAATGAATCATTACGTACGTCTTATATACTTAATACGAATGTCTAGAAAATAACAGACGTTCAATCGTCGTGTTCCGACTTTAATGTTTGATGTGTCAAGTTATTTAATAATTCATAAGAATTGTAGTCGACAGTGTTTTTAAACTGCGTGATCGTAAAATCAacatattctataaaaaatattataatctgTAAATGTTAAAAATTGTAATACCGATGCGAAAATGTAAAGAATTCAAGTAACCGAACATCATTCAATTATGATACTCAAAAAGAAATTATGATATTGCAAGTAAATAATGCCAATTACTAGTACTATATTTAATTGTTCGTTTCGGATTATTGTTGCcgcgaataaaaattataattataattttctgtaatCGTGTTTTTATTATAAAGCTGTTGTTCCTATAATACatcataaatataattattaacaatgtgtaaaatattcaaaattataCTATGAATTCTCATCGATGTGGCGGATTCGCGTGGTGTTTTGTTCTCCTATGTTGGTTCTCTGAGAACTGAGGATTAATGGCCTTTTGGTAATAAAGAGACATGTGGTTTGCCTAACTTCGCAGCGGTGCTTTATTCCTCCTCGTATACACGTCTTCACTCGTGGAATGCCTATATTAGACTGAGAGAGAGACTAGTGGTTTAGGTAGCAACGTCTAGTAACTAAATTATAGATGGCGCGTGTGCCGTTTGTACGGGCGTACGCCACATCGAGTAGCCTGGTGCTGCTCTCTGACGTAGAAGTATTGCACCACTCAACTTTACACTTGTTTCGTGTATATTTGTGTTGATTTGATAATCACGAAACTGAAGAAAACAATAATTCCAGACTTCTGGTTCCTTCATTAAACGAGAAACAAAACACTATTTTTCAAACATGACTATGGCTATGTTGCAACGGAGGGCTAACGTAAGTACATTAGTTAATACTTAATATTTACGTTGATCACTACCATCCTAACCTTTTTGTTCACTGTTATTCGAAATGTTTATCTTTGTAGGTAAGATTACCTCCCGAAGTAAACAGAGTGTTGTATATAAGAAATTTGCCATACAAAATTACGGCCGAAGAAATGTATGACATCTTCGGAAAATATGGAGCTATTCGGCAAATTAGAGTGTAAGTACTCGTGAACTTAACTTATAGGTTAGGAATGCAGTTTAGATTTAAAGAAATGTATTTTCAGAGGTAATACTGCTGAAACGAGGGGAACTGCTTTCGTTGTTTACGAGGATATATTTGATGCAAAGAATGCATGCGATCACTTAAGTGGTTTTAATGTTTGTAACCGGTACTTGGTAGTTTTATACTACCAAAGCAATAAGGCATTTAAACGAGTCGATGTAGACAAGAAGatggaagaaatagacaaattaaAGACAAAATACAACttaaatgaagaaaagaaataGTTATGTAATATGTTCAGAGTAAGGTACTTTTAAGTATTAACttaatcaatttttaaattaataatcaTTGTAACAAGTTACTTACTTCTTAATTACTTGTActtttacatttattttgtaattatatgtataaataagtATTATGATCTGTGTACATATGAAGCagtaaaattttatattctttCATTATGTGAATTGTTTCAATGAATTTGTACCTGCAGTACAAATTTAGTTGCTTCGAATAGAACAGTTACCtaactattaggtctaccggaaagttctgtccgtttttgaattgaaatataacacaattttcatacacttaataatatttattgtagaatatactttccatcgttacttatgacttcttgccagcgtgatggcaacttgtaaatgccacttttaaaatatgatttatttttagaggcgaaaaactcaactagtgcttggttgacatcagcttcagttttgaattttttttcctgtaaaaagttttgcaaagagagaaacaggtgataatcggagggtgctaggtctggggagtatggtggatgtgacagaatttcccagcctagctctgcgattttctgacgagtcgccaaagcaccatgtggtctggcattatcatcggtagccatgttttcatctttgtttcagtttatttaggagagtacatgtgtgtaaatgcaatgataaagagagataatcatatatgtctcaaatcaacatgtgcatatggattgaagctTGAAGTGACATTAtaggacagaactttccggtagacctaatatattgctagccttaatttttattgatttatatagaAAATCGTTTTGCATATGGATTGTCTTAGGTCGAGCTAATCATATGTGAAATGTATTTGGACAATGAAGAATTCTGAAATTGGAGATCCAGATAATCAAGGTTCTACTCGTATTTGCAATTCTGAGAGCTGTGTTTTTAGAGCTTTTccatataatgaaatataatgaATTTTCATCCCTTTTTAGAAAACACATAAGAAACAACTAAAAACATTTCCttcataataaaatattgtgTACGATTAATACAAGTATCACAACTGATAGAAGCATGGCTGTAAATTGACGTTATCGTAAATTATGCGTGTTCGTTGCGGCGCTAAGCTGAAAATTGTTTTGAAAAGcaataaacatataaaaatacTGTCTGTCGAATCTTATATTTTCTCAAACATCTTTGTACCCTTCTATTACGTttcttttaaaatataattggAAATTGAGCTGCGGGAGTACACATTTCCCGTGAAGATGAACGAGAATGGCACGTTAATCATCGAGATATAGGATTCGCGCGTGTCACGCGGGTAATACAATCGGTCGACTCTCGTCGTTACTAGGTGTTTTGTAACGCGAAGCCTACAGGCTACGGTTTACTTGTCAGGATACTCGACACCCGATACTGAATGCTGGTGGAAATGCGCGTGTTCGGTGTACCGCACCGTGTCCTCGCACACAACGATGCACGCGTGCGCGAACGCTGGCACACACGCGCTAACACAAGTACATCGCCAGCCGGCTAGTCGGAGGAACATTCGATTTCAGTCGAAAGCGAAAACCCGCTTAGCCAGCCCGTTTGATTGCGTTGCAGCGCGCTAAGACTCGTTTTATATAAAACGCACGCGTACTTACTGGTGTTTCCTGTTCACCCATTGACTCCGACGTGTTAAATTCCGCGCAACCGAAACGTAAACGCCATCGTGATCTTCAAAAAACGATCAGATGTCGTTCGACTGTTGCGGTAGCGGCGAAGCCGCTGGTGAGACGTTCACGGATATCCTTGAGAATGTGTCGCGACTATCGCGTACAGTGTACGCCAGTTTTTACCGTGACGTCGCGCAATTTGTGCAAGAATGCTCTCCCCTGTTCCTTGTCGGCGCTATTCTCCTTTTAACAAGCCTGTTCATTGTGTCCCACGTTCACGTCACGCCGCCTAGGCGCACCAGACTCGAAGAGTAGCGCGATCTTTCGGTGTACTCACAAGACTATTTTTCTTTTACCATTTCTTCGCGGGTGTGAGTAATTGCGATAATAACGCGCTTCGCGAAAACGTCAACCCCTCGTTTGACGGCAATGCGATCGTATATTATACGTTCGAAACGCGTGTTCGATATTTAATTCTGTTTACGGCAGATACTTCCgttatttgtttcggaagagCTGTCTCGGCAATGAAGATACGCAGTGAGAATGTCCTGCATACGTAGCTGAATTTGGAACGGTGCGTTCCAAAAATTATAGTAAAACCTCGATTGTCCAAGTGAAATCATAATACAAGTTTCGTTACCCGAATCTAAAACTACAAATTTCATGTAAAAGCAAAAGCTGCCATGATTTATGCTATATAACGAATATAATCGTAATTAAATTTACCTTGCTATGGATACCATGGAATTTTTCGACAGGCCAATAACAAAACTAACAAGACGCAAATGCGAACACTGAATGTGTTCCACGTTTTCGGTAAACAGATCGATCAATATTGAAATAATCGATTGTTCCGTTAATCAGTGCTTTGATAATCGATGTTTTACATTTTACGGTAGTCGTTTCCGTTGCATCGCGATTCTCAACGCGACGTAAACAAAACGCGAATGGCGTCGGTTCCCCGGGAGACTGTCACGTGGGTCCGATGTTTCGATTCGCCGTCGTGTCGATAATGATATTGCACTTTCTTCGGTCTGAACATTGAGCGCGGAACGTTGGATAGAATACATATTATCGCGGGTAACTATGGTGTGTCGTTTGTTAATGATGCGGACACCGAACGTCAGCCAcgggacaaacaacgaagtcgCGTGGACggacgaggaggaggaagaggaggatgAGGGAGAGGAATGAATGAATGGGACGAGGAGGACCGGGGTCGACGCGGTGCAAGGGGATGCGACGACCGTCGTGTTGTTACGATGCGCGACGGTCTGCTACTTGCTTGCCGATTTGCAACGAGGTGAGTACTTATCTCTGTACTAATTATTCATCTTTCTCGGTCACATACGGGGTTTATTGATAATTATCAAATTTATGGCTCCTGCCTGTTCCATATCACTAGCCTGCGTGACCTTGGCATAATGTTTTCAGCTGATCTGTCATTCACAGCTCGTGTTAATAAAATTACTGCTACTTCGTTTGAAATTCTGGAttttatatacatgtataaaaatacgtgtttttttttaaatgaaaaatcgaCAGCGGAAGGTCTGCAATTAACAATGGAAAACAGTGTCAGCCAAATGGTCTTCACGACCTTTTTTGCACGTCCATGCtcttttaatgaaattttcatcACATTTTCATACATTTGTGTCACTATTGCATCTCGTTTCACTTCTGTTTTTGAGGTTTTATTTTGTGTCACTACGGTATTGCTATACATGTACTTAaggtttctttccttttttattgTTGAGATCTGTTATATCCATTCAGTAgtttgataaatattattatattcttgtaGAGATTCTACTGCTTATTGTTCCAATTCTAGCGTTTTAATAAGATGTTGTTGCAAagtaataaagtataataaagtattaaagtaATAAAGTAGTAAATTTTGAACATTCAAATCCATTTTTCCTAGAATGATTCGATTTATGATTTCGATTTATGTCACTGTTAGAGTACTTTTATGTAGAAGCTACAGGGTGTTCGGCAACAGGTGGCATAAATTTTAATAGGTAATTCTCCGTAACAGTGTCAGATGAAACTTAAAAGCACAGAATTATACATTTGGTTTCGtttcataattgttgaaaattctTCTAAACTACATCGATAGTCATCACCAACAATACCGTCATAAATAAGCCTAGTTCGCTTAATTGTTCAATGATTTGAAAACGAAGCTAACAACTTCATTTTCCACATATGATTGATgttctgcattagtatagaaaATCAGCTCTCAAATGTTCTTCCACCTGTTGCCGGATACTCTATACATACGTACACTATATGCATGTTGTGTATGTTTAATGTTTATTCATGCGATGAAGTTTCTGTCTCACTTCATGCATACACAGAGGCGTCTGTCTTATGTGCAACCACGTGCACATAACACGCACTGCTTGCGTCAACTGGTATTTGTTAGGGACGTAGCCATAATATTAATTCGGTTGGAAATTTTTTTCGGATTTGGGTCGAGATCCCGAAAGTCGATAAACATAAATCTGTTTGCATATTGATCGTTCGGGATGCCTAAAATTGGATACAGGGTATCACTATGTTTAGGCGTTAGGGTATTATTTATCTTGATTACCTTCTATAAAACAAAGGATCATGTGTAAAATATCTATGAAATTATTCACTCctttttttatatttcaaaTGTGTGGTGCACATGATATTAAGCTTTTTAGTTAATATATCATTTTGTGTACTTCActtatattttacataattttccCAGGTTTCTGCGTTTTAATAGAGTATACAAAATTCCGAAGAGTTGCTATTTCCAAAAAAATTGTCATCCAATTCAGATAGAGAACTATCATTGGGAATCTGTTATACGGTATGCAGGTTGTattcttatttcatttaattatctGCTcgttattattacaaatttaacaGGGTTCCAAGCGTAAAATTCGGATattaaacatttaccatttggCATTTAACATTTAACATTGAACAACCAACGTTCAATATTCTGCATTCGGACAGCGAAGCCTGAATTTATTAGCATGCTGATTTTCGGTCTAGACCACCAATCAGCAAATTTCGATCGAGATCGGTTCGGCCACTGTTGGGACCTTTCCTCGCGAACGACTCGTGTCTCGTTTGTCTTTCAAAGTGTACGAAACTGAATAGGTACCAGGTATACTCGAGCCTAGCGCTAGTATGTTTGTCCGCTGTCTGGATAAATATGATGCAGCGCTACCGGCTTTTCAGTTGCTTCTCTTCGCGCAACGCCGTGAGCGAGCCCCGTTCTCGAAGCAAAGAGAACGGAGCATTGCgatttcaatttttcttttgctcggGAGACGTCTCCCATCCCGGAAAATCGCGAGTAAATAAAAACTCGTTTTCCAGGGGAATGTTGAATTACGTTGTCTGGACGTGCGTTTCTTCGGCTGTAATTACAGGTGCGCGTGTGTGTTCTATTGTCGTTAGGAACGAGCGACACGGAGAGTTTCCTTTTTCTATTTCTGGTCTTAGTAGATATGGAACGTTATAGTCCATTAACATTCGAACGGATAAACTTTTTGATGCAAATACGACCGAGTCTGCTTAGAATTATTCATGGTTTTGTTCATCAATTTCTTGTCAACATATTTCTTGAGGTACTCCTAGTTTTTCTATAGGGAGTAGATATATTAATGAAACATGTGAAAATCGGAATTAATTGTCAGATACTGGATGgtcaaataataatttttatactctAGGGCCAAATGGGTTCGAGCCCTGCCGTCCGAGTGTTAATAGACCGCAGATTTTGTTTGAGTTTTATTTTAAACTATTTAAGGATGTCAACTAATAAATTTTGGTGTTGCATAGGACTGACAGTGTACGCGAACAAGTATACAAATTACATGTACAAGCTTCAACTGTGCTAATCCTTTAACATGACTAGATGTATTTATATCCCGGCAATTCACGGTATTGGATATATTTGTTCCCATAATCATTTCAATGCTATTTGAGAGTATTTTTATTCCACATTCAATACCACTGAGTGCACTATCCCAAATGACGCAAAGGTAAACAACATTTACATAGTATTTTGTAATGTCATTTGACATTATAATAGTCATCAGAAAGTAAAAGTTAGCCACTTTAACGCTGAAAGAATTAAGTGTGTACACCAATAATTGCAAACATTGCGTACACCACAACCAAAtgcaatttttacaaaaattatttcagCCAACGTCTAGTCCCACTGTATATAGTAAATCCTCTTTAATTGAAGTGTTCAGATTATACAAAAAAAGtagaataatttgggaagaagagatacgactattcgagtcttgcgactcgtttacATAATTacagattgtcaacaattataaaaacgtggctcgaataatcgtatctcctcttcccaaattatcctttttttgtgcgcaatctgagcgcgaattggggagaaattactgtacttgcaaATCGAATTCAATTAGTCTCAATAGACGTTATTTGAGTATGGCCTAGTGCTTACGATTATTTTTTCATGAGACGAACAGGCTAATTCCAAAGTATGTAAATTACAATTTCAATCGTTATAATCAATACCAGTAGGAGACGAGGATCGTTGACCGATGAAACGTTTCGATCTGTTCCACGTTGACGCGAGTACATTCGTGGAAAATACCGTACGCCGTTAATAAATGTAAGGATGTGCGAATATCCTTCACGAGGCGACGTTGAAATCCCGGAGCGAAAGAGATGTATGTGCGGTAAATAAGTGTGGCGGCGGAACGAGTATGTACACGCGCTGCGGTCCTTGTGTTTGAGTTGCGTGCTGTTATGCCTAATTAGTGGTTCGGTCGGTTGCATGCGGAAAATAACTTAATTATTTCTTTGCGTAATTAAACGATGAACACGCGTCAAACGTGCCAACGGGTTTCCCTTTCGGCCGTGTACGATCATTTCTCCTTCGGTTGACGAACTTAGAAAAAAAACAACAATGTCAGCATATTGTTTTAAACCCAATTCAAAAATCGGAGGCTTTTGAGACGGTCGACCTAGAAAAATAGATGTCCTCTATTTTAAAAATAGTCAACCGTCATCACTTTTACTGTCTCGCGAAACATTAAAATGCTCAATTTAAATGTTCACTTTTCCCTTAACATTAGGTTTGCAGAACACCACAAGCAGATTGTCATCGTAACATTTGTTCTAAGTaagaaaatttattaaataaatgtatctttacaatcacgataatgataatgatatgtatatatatgataAGAATAAATCTAGTGTGATCATTATTATCTGTCGTCATTTTTCCATTGTATCTCCTGTCATCGACTAATATATTTTTGACTTGTATATGTTTTGAATAAACATTATCCAGCACTGACTGTAACAGTAAATCGCGTACAGTGTGCAGGACACAGTGAACGTGTTAATGTATTGCACCAACCATTTCTACCTTGTTGCAAACGATCTGCAAATAACAGTCTGTAACAGTATCCCGCGAAAcggtaatacagtaaattctccctagaatgacaaatttcgggttgcagtgaatttccttgtgctagtcctactacgcctgtgtaatttattgctacgtcgatgctaaggttcaACGGAGTCGATCAAGCGTGTAATGCGGCACGCGTCGCGGCTCCTTTGacacgaattcccggaagacaacacgaaatggtctgtttgggtgcgagtcaggtaagaagaaccgcggagctacaaggtacgtggtaggtactaggtacgtgaccgtcgaatcatggcacgtggcctccgaattgtcttcgaatcgtggcatgtggcctccgaattgccttcgaatcatggcacgtggcctccgaattgccttcaaatcgtggcaaaaaattagaaataaaaaagttaagtcatcgtttttattctagcattattatGTATTCACGTTAATGTACACTGACATGCTGGTTGCTTCCTTTTTTCCCGATTGCCCTAAGTTTCgtactatacatatacatatatacatacagggtgtcctataattatattaacacctGGAAATgggtgatttctgaggtcatttggagcaactttttccttagcgaaaatgcgatccgcggtttcgtttacgagttattaacgaaacacaGTGGCCAATGCcagctcagttggcgcgaggcggctgagccaacgagTGGTCGAAGCCCTGTTCTGCTGATTAGCTTGGCCGTCTAGCGTtagacgagctcgcctctcattggtcagcgttttttgttaataactcgtgaacgaagccgcggattgcatttgcgctaaggaaaaagttgcttcaaatgaccttaggaatcaCCCCCTTCCGGGTGTTAATATAGTTATGGAATAccctgtatctctctctctctctctctctttttcttccttTCACGAGGTGACggcaaatataaaaacgagccgcgagactcgaagaatcgtgtctgaGTGTCCGCCGATtgccgttttcaattccgagctaCGGGTCtactaggaagaatttactatatacaGTATTCTCTCCGTGATTGTAAAAATTTCAGAATTGCAGAATTACAGTTATAGAAGAAGTGACTACATTCTCTACTAATTGAAAAAGAAGCTTTTTGTCAATGAAACGTTTATCATCGCGTTTTCGTCTCGTTTCTTCTGTATCTCTACCGTACTGCATTCTCAAAAATTAGATTTTATGCAAGAAATATATTGTCGGTGCTTACATATTTTTTAACTACAAAACAACATGTATCTCAACAAACATCTATAACAGTTTTACTGCATTGTTAACATAGGGAATCTTTTAGTTGGTAAATTGAGTTTGTTCCTGATCCTGGTTTTTATCAAATAATCTTCGGAGACTGAGTTTTacgtaaaaatccgcagtccactgaTCGCACATGATGTTTGGCTAGATGCAGTTCACGTTGCAACAGATCTATCGATTCATAGAAAATCGATAAGGAAGTTTTCCCTATCCTCTCGACTTCCTGGTCTTTACGGGCTTTCGTTAAAAGTGTTAGCAATCAAACGCGTAAATTTATGGTATACGTTGTTTGGCAAGATGCGGTTCACGTTCCGACCGGTCTATCGATTCACGGAAGTCCGATACGCGTTCACCGGAGCGGCGTGTCTGAAAAATTCAAGAATTCCACGAAGTTCTGGCACCGGCTCCGCTTCTGGAACCGTTCTAGTCACGCGGCGTGAATCACAGCGCGCGAATTTGAAACGCAAAACGGCCGATGGGCGAGGCGCGCACCTCGGGCGGACGCGATCAGCTTTCTACGCCGAAATTTCCGTCCGCCCCGTGAATATCTACATAATACGTCGGAAGTGTTGATCGTACGATCGTGCGTCATTTGCATCGACTGGAATTGGCTAATCGGTGATTCCGCGTAGGCTGCCGACCGGCCGAACGACCGTGGGGAATACCAGCCGATCTTCCGTGCGAACATTCCTATCCTAATCGCGAGCATCATCTAGATCGCGTCGATGATCCGCGTTTTTGAAACTGTGGCCAGCTTCTCGAAAGACCACTGGAATTTAGTTGTGGcgtagcggagccggttaccaCGGTGTCACCAATCGCTGTGTCTTTGCCTcgatttcgggcataattaactttattaacgaaataaaattcttttagtttgtttatttttgagaaaaaacatttaacacgttgactgccgcgtcgcccgtattcgggtgacagcgaaagttctcatcaggccacgtcacccgtaattcgggtgacgttgatttgactacttacaaaggatttccgaaaatatttcgacaaatattctacagggggtaatgaaactatcgaattcttataaaaatggtttattaacaaaattattcgcagtgtataacattaaaacattctctgcaaagttgaggttgatcaggacagcttggacaaaaagttgtttgttttttcagatatgctcgtgcctctgatcggtccatttcgtatcttttatttgaactgtagcttcctcagtatcatcaacgtttctttcttcttccatgaccaattctcgtaaaatctcgtcaatagtatcttcataacattcattatcactaagattgtatttatcagtatccaaatcagaatctgacgatgtaattttatttatgcttctccttccgggcaatccgatctcttttcattattgaaaaaaaaataagggcagagattttaagttataccattcggtactcggcaaagattccaactgttcatgcaggaacagaaacagatatgaattaacagcgcacgcttcctatagcggcacgggtggcctgtaggagattttgttgtaaatacgcatggcagtcaacgtgttaatatgcCTTATTCGGATAAGGTAAATTCTTTAGTACAGTCAATTATACACAGTAACTGTGTCCACTGCCCTATTGTTGATAGAAACGTTGCATTGTCGTGTGGAAATATTTGTCAATGCGTTGCCTTATGATTTATTCGACAGCTACGACGATTAGAATCTCTTCGACGTTCATAATGGCATTTCTTAGGTGTAAATTATAGATGCTTTCGACAACGTATTTCGTGGAAATGTGTATTTCAACATCCGTGAATTAAGGACTTTTAATATTTAGTTTTGGTTGCAACGGTGATACAGCATTATTGATGTACGATCAAGATATTTGCATCGATCACTTGTACGTTGATTAACCCA is a genomic window containing:
- the Sf3b6 gene encoding splicing factor 3B subunit 6; this encodes MTMAMLQRRANVRLPPEVNRVLYIRNLPYKITAEEMYDIFGKYGAIRQIRVGNTAETRGTAFVVYEDIFDAKNACDHLSGFNVCNRYLVVLYYQSNKAFKRVDVDKKMEEIDKLKTKYNLNEEKK